Sequence from the Paenibacillus riograndensis SBR5 genome:
TGTCGAGCTCCTGGTTAATTGTAGCCATAACCCCCATGGAAATCAGCTTCTTGATGACTTCAGAAGCATCCTTATGGAGCAGTTTGGCAGTTTCGCCCACAGTCATGCTGCCGCGGACAATGATTTTCTTAGGCGTGTTGTCGATCTTCTCACGGCGTTCCACCGGCTGATTGTTCCGGCCACGGTTGTTTTTACCGCCCCGGCCGCGGAAATTGCCGCCTTTGCCGTCTTCAAACCGTTTTTGACCGCTGTTGTTATTCGGTCTGCCTCCGGTTGTGTTCTTCTTGGGTCCTCTGTCGCCGCCGCGGGAGAAATCACCGCCGCCTTGGCCTTGTGGACGGCTGTCAGCTGTACGTGCTCCGCCTTGACCCTGTGTACGGTCGCCCGTACGCGGCGCACCGCCGCCTTGGCCTTGCGGGCGGCTGCCCGTAGAGCTGCCTTGCGGACGGCTGCCGTTTGTGCTGCCTTGTGAACGGTTGCCCGCGGAATTGCCTTGCGGACGGCTGCCGCCTGTGGAATTGCCCTGCGGACGGCCGTTATTGGAGCTGCCTTGCGAACGGCTGCCGTTTGTGCTGCCTTGCGGGCGGTTGCCGCCTGTGCTGCTGTGCGGACGTGAATTTTGTGTTGAACCTGATGTTGCTCTGCGGGAATCTTGTCCGCTTTGGGGCCTTGGGGACGTCGTCGATTGGTTGTTGTTTTGGTTACTGTTCATACCTACCTGCTTTTCCGGTTGATTTTTGTTGGCATTCTGAGCGCTCTGGGGTTCAGCGGTTACCGTTCCGGCAGATGCCGGACGGCTGCTGGTTCCGCTATCCCGCTTGGCTGCAGCATTTGACTTGATATCCTTGAAGAACTGTTCCACTTTGCTCACGGAGCCATTCTCCATGACACTCATATGATTATTCACAGGGACATTCAAACGCTTCAGAATTGTAATAATTTCTTTACTGCTCATGTTGAGCGATTTCGCGTATTCATACACGCGCAGCTTATCCTTATTGTCTTCTTTAGTCAATAGCTCCACCTCCGACAGTATCTCCCAGCACTCTGGAGATCATTTCCGCGAATCCTTTATCCGTAACGGCCAGCACTACGCGCTGGTCTTTACCAATACTTGCACCGAGCTCATCCCGGTGAAATGCGATTACTAGTGGAATATCGTAGGTTCCGCACTTGTCACGGAACTTTTTCTGAGTATTTTCTGAAGCGTCACCCGCCAGGACGACCAGCCTCGCCTCCGAAGACCGTACCGCTTTCAGCACAGCTTCGTCGCCGGTGACAATCTTGCCCGCTCGCATGGCAAGCCCTAAATAAGAAAGCGCCTTACTCATTGTCCTCACTATCCTTCGCTGCCAGAAACTGCTCCTCCACGGATGCAAAATCCCGGGCAAGCTGGGCATAAATTTCCGGACTCACTTGACATTTGAGTGCACGGTCAAGCGCCTTGTTCTTTTGTGCCAGCTTAAAACATTCCAGTTTGCCGCATATATAAGCGCCGCGGCCCGACTTTTTGCCTGTCAGGTCAATCAGCACTTCGCCCTCCGGCGTTCTCACCACGCGAATCAGCTCTTTTTTGGGCATCATCTCCTGGCTGGCAACGCATTTGCGCATCGGCACCTTACGCTGTTTCATGTCAATCGCCTCCCCTCTAAAATAGAGCAGGTTGATTAGTCAATGGAGACGGAATCCTGATGCATTTCATCATTAGAAGTTCTTGGTCTGCCGTATTCCTGCTCTGCCTGGCTTTCGCTCTTGATATCAATTTTCCAGCCGGTCAGCTTGGCGGCAAGGCGGGCATTCTGCCCTTTAATGCCGATGGCCAGCGACAATTGATAGTCAGGAACAATGACACGGGCCATTTTCTCCGCTTCAAAGACCTGAACCTCAAGCACCTTGGACGGGCTAAGCGCGTTCGCCACATACTCCTGAACCGTATCGGAATAACGGACAATATCAATTTTCTCGCCGCGAAGCTCAGTGACGATTGTCTGAACACGCGTGCCTCTAGGGCCTACGCATGAACCGACCGGGTCCACTTCCGGGTTGCGCGAGAAGACGGCAATCTTGGAACGGAATCCGGCTTCACGGGCCACGGAACGAATTTCGACGACACCGTCAAAAATTTCCGGAACCTCAAGCTCGAACAGGCGTTTCAAGAGTCCGGGATGACTGCGGGACAGCATGATCTGCGGCCCTTTGGTCGTGTTCTCAACCTTGGTGATATAGGCCTTGATACGTTCGCTTTGCTTGAATTTCTCACCCGGCATCAGTTCGCTGAGCGGCAGCACTGCTTCGATTTTGCCCAGGTCCACATAGATGTTGCGCATATCCTGACGCTGCACTAGGCCGGTAACAATGTCATCTTCCTTGTCGATAAAAGCATTATAGATCAATCCGCGCTCCGCTTCACGAATGCGCTGGGTCACGACTTGCTTGGCCGTCTGAGCGGCAATGCGGCCGAAATCACGCGGCGTTACTTCAAGCTCGGCGATATCCTCCAGCTGGAAATGCGGGTTGATCTCACGCGCGGACATCAGCGAGATTTCGGTGCGGGCATCCAGCACTTCCTCGACAATCAGCTTGCGGGCGAACACCTTGATTACGCCTGTGTTGCGGTTCATGTCCACACGCACATTCTGCGCGGCATTGAAGTTGCGTTTATAGCTTGAGATCAGCGCAGCTTCAATGGCTTCGAACAACACATCCTTGCTGATGCCCTTCTCTCTTTCCAGTTCATTCATAGCTTCGATAAAATCCATACTCATGAAATTCCGGTCCCCCTTTCAAGACGTTAAAAAATAATGGCCAATCTCGCACTGGCGACTTTGGCGTACGGTACAACATGTTCTTTTTTGCCCGCGGAGATGAGCAGTTCCTCGTTCTCGAACGAAAGCAAACGACCTTCGAATTCCTTGAGTCCTTGAATCGGTTCATATACCGTTACATAGACGTCCTTGCCAACCGCTTTGGCAACATCCGCAGCTTTTTTGAGCGGACGTTCAGCACCCGGCGAGGAAACCTCAAGGAAATACGCCTCAGGTATAGGATCATTCTCATCCAGCTTCTGGCTGAAATATTCGCTGATGGTCCCGCAGTCATCAATATCAATGCCGCCTTCTTTGTCCACGAATATGCGCAAAAACCAGTTGGAGCCTTCCTTCACATATTCAACGTCCACCAGTTCGAAACCATTGTCCTCGAGATAGGGCCCGAGCATCTGCTCTACCGTTTGTTTAATTTTGGATTTGGGTGTGCTCAAAAGAAAATAACCTCCACGAACTTGTCTTTTGCTATATACCAAAGATAAAGAGTGGGTTTCCCCACTCTTTACACAACGGACTTATCTCATTATTACCAAAAAAATTATACCATAGTGCATCATCACTGACAAGTGCCGGCCCTTGACTGCCTCGTTCGGGAGGGCATAAAAAGGGTGTTAAACTCCACTTTGTGGGGCTCTTAAAATAGTGAAAGCTGGTTGCTCTCCGGCAATCCGCGGAAGCAGCCCATGCCGTTCAGCAGTTCGACAACCGTTTTGCTCGCCTTCGACTTCTGCTGGAAATCTTCAATGGACAGAAACTCTCCCGCTTCCTTGGCGGCAGCGATATTAATGGCAGCATTCTCCCCGATCCCCGCCAGAGAAGAGAACGGAGGAATCAGGCTGGTGCCGTCGACGGTAAATTTGGTGGCGTCGGAACGGTACAAATCGATATTCTTGAAGGTGAAGCCGCGAGCGGTCATCTCCAGGGCCATTTCCAGCACAGGCAGCATCGCTTTTTCCTTCGGCAGCGCCTGGAAGCCTTTCTGCTCAATTTCTACGATTTGCCGGCCGATCGCCTCATAGCCTTTGCAGCATAATTCAATGTCAAAATCGGCCGCCCGGACCGAAAAATAGGTCGCATAATATTCAATAGGATGATACAGCTTGAAGTAAGCGGTTCGTACTGCGGAAATAACATAGGCGGCAGCATGCGCCTTCGGGAACATGTACTGGATCTTCAGACAGGAATCAATATACCATCCGGGAACCTTGCATTTCTTCATTTCCTCGATCCATTCGGCGGACAAGCCCTTGCCCTTACGGACACTCTCGGTAATTTTGAAGGCCAGGCCTGCGTCCATTCCCGCCTTGTAGATCAGGTAGAGCATGATATCATCCCGGCAGCCGATAACCGTCTTGATGTTGCAGGTGTTGTTCTTGATAAGCTCCTGTGCGTTCCCCAGCCATACCCCTGTTCCGTGGGACAGCCCGGAGATCTGCAGCAGGTCGGCAAAGCTTGACGGCTTCGACTCTACAAGCATCTGCCGGACAAATTTGGTCCCCATCTCCGGCACTCCATACGTGGCTACCGGTGTGCGGATCTGCTCGGGACTGACTCCAAGCGCCTCCGTGGAGTTGAACATGCTCATCACCTTGGGATCATTCATCGGAATGGTCGTCGGGTCCACGCCCGTCAAATCCTGAAGCATACGCATCATGGTCGGATCATCGTGTCCCAGAATATCGAGCTTCAGCAGGTTCGCATCGAACGCGTGGTAATCGAAATGGGTTGTCTTCCATTCGGCAGTGACGTCATCCGCAGGGTACTGCACCGGCGTAATATCTTCGATCTCCATATAATCCGGCAAAACGACGATCCCGCCGGGATGCTGGCCTGTGCTCCGTTTCACCCCTGTGCAGCCTGCCGCCAGACGCCCGACCTCGGCTCCGCGCCAGCGCTTCTGATGATGCTCCTCGTATTTCTTTGTGAAGCCGAAGGCAGTTTTTTCGGCTACTGTACCGATCGTACCTGCCCGGAAAACATTGTCCGGTCCAAACATAGTCTTGGTGAAATTATGGGCATTCGGCTGATATTCACCCGAAAAGTTAAGATCGATATCGGGAACCTTATCTCCCTTGAACCCGAGGAAGGTTTCAAAAGGAATATCCTGCCCTTCACCTCTGAGCTTGCCTCCACAGTTCGGGCAATCCTTGTCCGGGAGGTCGAAGCCGCTCGGCACACTGCCGTCAAGGAACCACTCGCTGTGCCGGCATTCCGGATTGACACAGATATAATGCGCCGGCAGCGGATTTACCTCAGAGATCCCAAGGAAGGTTGCTACTACAGACGATCCTACGGAACCACGGGAGCCTACCAGATAGCCGTCCTGATTCGATTTTTTTACCAGCCGTTCCGAGATCAGATAGTTGGCAGAGAAGCCGTATTTGATAATCGGGGCAAGTTCTTTTTCGAGCCGGGCGACGACGACCTCAGGCAGCTCTTCCCCATAGATGGATTTGGCTGTATTGTAGCAGGTATTGCGGATTTCTTCGTCGGCACCTTCAATAATAGGTGTGAACAGCTCGCTCGGGAAAAGCGGATATTCCTCAAAACGCTCAGCCAGCGCTACAGTGTTAGTAACAACAACCTCCAGCGCTTTTTCCGCACCGAGGAATTCAAATTCAGCCAGCATTTCATCCGTCGTACGGAAATGGGCGTCCGGCTTACGCTGGTCCTTCAGCGGGCTGAAGCCGGTGATGCCATGAATCGTAATATCGCGGAACAGCTTGTCCCGCGGCTCCAGATAATGTACATTTCCGGTGGCAATAACCGGCTTGTTCATCTGTTCGCCAATCTCACAGATTTTGCGCACAACGTCACGCAAATCCTCCGGACTGGCCACAAACCCCTTATCCACCAGGTGCATGTACATGGTCAGCGGCTGGATCTCAAGCACATCGTAAAATTGCGCGACTTCCATCGCTTCTTCAGTGGTCTTGTTCAGCACCGCTTCGAAAAACTCTCCCCGTTCACACCCGGAAATCACCAGCAAGCCATCCCTGTGCTCTTCAAGCTTGGATTTTGGAATGCAAGGCACGCGCTTGTAATATTCTGTATGTGACATGGAAATCAGCTTATACAGGTTCTTTTTCCCAGCCGGATTAAGTGCATATATACCGCAGTGGAACGGCCGGACATTGGAGAGATCGTTGCCGACATAATCATTCAGCCGCTCCAGACGGGTGATGTTCTTCAGCTTTTCCGCGTCAGCCAGCAAGCCGTTCAAAATGCCCCCCAGTGCCACGGTATCATCCACCGCACGGTGATGGCTCTCCAGCAGAACTTTATATTTATCCGCCAATGTGTTCAGCCGGTGGTTCTTCATGCTTGGGAACAAGAGACGGGCCAGCTCCAGGGTATCCAGCGAGGGGTTCGGCAATACCGGCTTGCCCAGCTTTGTCAGTGATGCCTGGATAAACCCCATATCAAATCTGGCATTATGGGCGACCAGGACGCTGTCCCCGACAAATTCCACGAACTCCTCCAGCACAGGCTCCAGATCCGGAGCATCCTTCACCATTTCATCGGTGATGTTGGTCAGCTGCTGAATATGGTACGGGATTTTTTCATGCGGATTGACGAATGTCGTATAACGGTCCAGCTCCTTGCCTTCACACATTTTGACAGCCGCCAGCTCTGTAATATTATTGCGCGTAATCGACAAACCGGTGGTCTCGATATCGAACACAACATAAGTAGCTTTCTTCAGGTCAAGCGGCTGCGGATTCTCGACAATATTCACCGAATCATTAACGACATTGGCTTCCACCCCGTAGAGCATTTTGATTTTGTGCTTGTGGGCGGCATGATCTGCATCCGGGAAACTCTGGACGACACCGTGATCCGAGACGGCGATCGCCGGATGCCCCCATTTTGCGGCTGTTTTGACATAGGCATCAATCGGTGTGACCGCATCCATCGTGCTCATTGTCGTATGCAGATGGAATTCTACCCGTTTCACCGGAGCCAGATCTTTACGGGCAGGAGGCGCCTGCACCTCGCACAGATCTGAAGGAATCATGACCAGCTCGGGAATCTGCATAAAACGGTCGTATTCCACTTTGCCGCGTGCTCTGACCCATTTGCCGTTCGCCAGTTGGCCCATGATCTTCAGATCTTCCTTCGTCTTGGCAAACATTTTGATTTGCAGCGAATCCGTAAAGTCCGTGATGCAGAAAGTGAACAGCGTATTGCCGTTGCGCAGCTCTTTACTCTCAAGGCCGAAGATGGTTCCCTGGATTGTGATTTTCTTTTCTTCATCCTGGATTTCAATGATCGGTACAGCCTGCTCCTTGATCTCATACCCTACCTGGAGCTTGATCACTTCGTTCGGATCCCCTTCGTCTTCAGGCTCGTCCGGCTCGCTGGCCATCATCATCATTTCCACCAGCTCCCGTTGCTCCTGCTGCAGCTTCTGCTGGAATTCCTCATAGGCATCCGCTTTGCTCTCATTCTCGGTAATCTGCAGCTTAACCTTCAGGGAGAGGCCGAAAAATTTATCGTAAAATTTCACAATCGCGCCTTCGATGCCTTTTTTACGGGCCAATTCGAGCGACATGGAATCGTTCAGGCTCAGCACCAGCGTACCGTCCTGCAGTTCTTGAGTGGAACGCGTCAGCCAGCCATTCACAGAAGGAATCTCCCGCTGCACCCATTCCAGAAAAAGCCCCCAATATTCCTGCACAAGCTCCGCTCTGCTGATTTTTTCATCATATAGGAACAAAAAGCTGACTTTGGCAATATGCTGCAGCTTCTCACGCATTCTGAGTACAAAGGTCCGGTACGTCTGGGCCGGAACCAAACTTTCTTTGACAATAACAATATGCCAATCATGATTGCCGCGGCTGATCTCCACACGTTCAATGTGTCCGTCCAAGAAGTAGGGATCAATGATTGCGGGCGGAATTTCTCCCTGCTTCATCAAAAGCTCGAACCGCTTTCTTCTCTCCTCGTTCTGTTCCATGCTTCCCCCACCTAACTTACGCAATGATAAAAATGCCCAATCCCCGAATAAAATAAAAATCAGATTGTAAAAAGCTTCCGGGTCAAAAAGCTTTGGGTTCTTTCGGCCCGCCGACTCCTCTCACCAGAAGCTAGATTTACGTGCTTGAATCATAATCATAAACAATACAGAAGCAAATTAATAGGCTTTGGCAAAAACAACCGTATGCGCTGCCGGCTTGCCGCAGCAAATGCAGACTTGCTTGTTCTCTGCAGGGTTAAACGGAATGTTGCGGCTGGTTGCGCCGGTTTCTTCCTTGACCTTGGATTCGCATTCCTCGGAGCCGCACCAGCCTGCCAGCGCAAAGCCGCGTTTCTCTTCCATGGAAGCCTTCATTTCATCGAGCGTATCTACCGAATAAAAATGATCCTCACGGAATTTCAGCGCGCGCTCGAACATCTCGTTATGCACCTGCTCCAGCATCGCCTGCACTTCTTGCACCAGGTTCTCCTGCTGAATAACCTTCTTCTCACCGCTGATCCGCGAGACCAGCACACAAACGCCGTTCTCCATATCACGCGGCCCCAGCTCCAGACGGACTGGCACTCCGCGCATTTCGTACTCATTGAATTTCCAGCCCGGAGTCACATCTGCCCGGTCGTCCACACGCACCCGGATGCCTGCGCTTTTGAGCTCTTTGAACAGCTCATCCGTCCGGCCAATGACGGCGTCACGGGTTTTGGGAGGGCCGATCGGAATCATAATGACTTGAGTAGGCGCAACTTTAGGAGGCAGTGCAAGCCCGCGGTCATCACCGTGAACCATAATCATCGAACCGATCAGGCGTGTGCTTGTCCCCCAGGAAGTGGTATGTACATACTCAAGCACGTTGTCCCGGCTCAGATACTGGATTTCAAACGCAACCGCAAATTTGGTGCCCAGATAATGCGAGGTTCCGGCCTGAACGGCACGCCCGTCTTTCATCATCGCTTCAATGGAATACGTATCTACCGCACCGGCAAAACGTTCCGAAGGCGTCTTCTGGCCGGTAATGACCGGTATCGCCAGATAGCCTTCTACAAAATCACGGTAAATCTCCAGCATCTGCATCGTTTCTTCACGCGCTTCAGTCTCATTTTCATGGGCGGTGTGGCCTTCCTGCCAGAGAAACTCGCTCGTGCGGATGAAAGGCAGTGTCCGTTTCTCCCAGCGGACTACGTTGGCCCATTGGTTGATCAGGACCGGCAGATCCCGGTAAGACTGAATCCATTTGGAATACATATGGCCGATCATCGTTTCCGAAGTCGGACGGATCGCCAGACGTTCTTCCAATTGATCCCCGCCCGCTTCCGTTACCCAAGGCAGTTCGGGGTTGAAGCCTTCAATATGATCCTTTTCCTTCTGGAAAAAGCTCTCCGGAATGAACATTGGAAAATAAGCGTTCCGGTGCCCGGTCTCCTTGAAGCGGCGGTTCATTTCCTCCTGGATATGCTCCCAGATTTCAAATCCGTCCGGTTTGAACACTATACAGCCGCGGACCGGAGAGTAGTCCATCAAATCCGCTTTTTTGATTACATCAATATACCAGCGTGAGAAATCCTCGCCCTGCGGCGTGATCTCCGTAACGAACTGTTTATCTTTGGCCATTTCTTGAAATCCTCCTAATTTCGCCCCACAAAAAAATCAACCGCTGATGAGGCGCAATATATCATTATAAGTAACGGCAATCATCACGAGGAACAGCAGGGCAAAGCCCACAAAATGAACCATGCCTTCCCGGCTTGGATCGACCGGCTTGCCGCGCAGCGCCTCTACCCCCAGGAAGACGAGACGGCTTCCGTCCAGCGCCGGAATAGGCAGCAGATTGAATATTCCCAGGTACAGGCTAAGAATTGCCGCCCAATAGGTCAGATATTGAATCCCCTGCTGCGCAATCTGGCCGGTCATCTGGAATGTGCCTACAGGACCGGAGATGTCGTTCATGTTGAACTTGTTGATCAGCTGCTTGAATCCGATGAAGATCAGCTTGGTGGTATCCACCATAGCTGTGCCTGATTTGGTTATCGTCTCTCCAAAACCGGCTTTACGGGTAGGCAGTTCAGGGGTAATCCCTACTTTGCCGCCTTCTTCACCCTCCATGCTGCGGGGAATCATAGATACATTATAGGTTTCTTCGCCGCGCTGAAGGGTCCATTGCATTTCCTTGCCTTTGGACGCTGACGTCAGCGAAATCATCTTCTGATAATCCCCGCCAATTTTCTCCCCGTTTATGGATACGACGATATCACCCTTCTGCAGTCCGGCTTCTTCTGCCGGCATGTTCGCACTTACATCACCAATCTTCACATACGTAGGGTTTTCAATCTTAATTCCGGCCATTTGCAGATGGACAGCGAACAGTACAAAGGCCAGCAGGAAGTTCATCACCGGTCCGGCAAAAATCGCTATAGCGCGCTGACCCACCGTTTTGCTGCCAAACTGGCGGTCCTTGGGCGCAATCTGCGTCTGCTGGTTACCCTTGATCAGCATGGCTTGGGGATGAACATCATAGACAGTTACTTCCCCATCCACATCAAGGCGGATTTTCAATTCATTCTCCAGATCTGTATACTGCGCTTCCCCACGGATTACATTTCTGCGTGTATCGAGGGAATCCAGGTAAATGTTCTTGACTTTGTTATCTTGTCCGAGTCTTACGGCTATGGTCTGCCCGGGGCCAATCTCAATGATCTCCGGGTCTTCACCAGCCATCCGCGCATATCCCCCAAAGGGAAGCAGACGAAGGGTGAACTGAGTTTCATTGCGTTTATAAGAAAACAGTTTCGGGCCGAAACCGATAGCAAATTCCCGCACGAGAATACCGGCGCGTTTGGCAAAATAATAATGCCCCCACTCATGTACTGTTACCAGTACAAAGAACATAAGCACCGTTAAAAAAACGACTCTTACCATTTCCATGCGTAACTTTCCCCCTTTAGGTGTAAGACCGAAGTATGTCCTCTTAATTTATCATTATTCCAAGACCTTGCACAAGAGAATCACCAGCTCCAGCCTATTTTTCAGGGTAAAGCAAAGATTTCTGGTCTAAACCTTGATTTTCATGGTTTTATAGCTTGCCCGCGAGCTCACGGGCTGCCCGGTCACAGTCCTCAATTTGTTCCAGATTCGGATGGGCTGCCAGTTCATGATGCTGAAGCACTTCTTCAATAATCTCTTCAATCCGCAAAAAAGGAATTTCATCACGCAGGAAGCGGGCAACCGCGATTTCGTTAGCAGCATTAAACGCAGTGGTAGCTGTCCCGCCGGCCTTGCCGCACTCGATCGCAAGCTTCAAGGCCGGAAAACGCGCATAATCCATTTCCCGGAAAGTTAGGCGCTGAGCTTCTGCCAAAGACAGCCGTTTCGCCGGTGAAGCCCAGCGGTCCGGATAAGTGAGCGCATACTGGATAGGCACCCGCATATCCGGGTTGCCCAGCTGGGCAATAATACTGCTGTCCCGGAACTCCACGTAGGAATGGATAATGCTCTCCGGATGCAGCAGCACCTGAATCTGTTCATACGGCAGGCCAAACAGCCAGTGGGCTTCAATGACTTCCAGCCCTTTATTAACCATGGTGGCAGAATCAATCGTGATTTTGGCCCCCATGCTCCAGTTGGGATGGCGGAGCGCATCTGCAACCGTAACATGCTTCAGCTGATCCCGTGTATAGTCACGGAAAGAGCCGCCTGAAGCAGTAAGGGTGATGCAGGCAATGTCTTCACGGTTCTCACCGTTCAGACATTGAAATATAGCGGAATGCTCGCTGTCGACCGGCAGCAGTTGAACGCCTTTGCGTTCAGCCAGCTCTGTTACCAGATGTCCGGCTGTTACAAGCGTCTCCTTATTGGCAAGTCCAATATGACGTCCGGCTTCTATAGCCGCAAGCGTTGACCGCAGACCTACACTGCCCATCACGGCCGTCACAACGGTGTCCGCTTCGCCTCCGGCTGCAATCTCCACCATTCCTTCGTTTCCGCTGAACAGTTCAACGCCTGGCGGAAGACTGGACCTAATCTCCTCGGCCAGTTCTTTCGTGGACACAGAAACACGGCGCGGCTTGAAGCGCCGGACCTGTTCCAGGAGCAGGGCTGTATTGCTGCCTGCCGAGAGCCCGTCCACTTCGAAGGCATC
This genomic interval carries:
- a CDS encoding PolC-type DNA polymerase III translates to MEQNEERRKRFELLMKQGEIPPAIIDPYFLDGHIERVEISRGNHDWHIVIVKESLVPAQTYRTFVLRMREKLQHIAKVSFLFLYDEKISRAELVQEYWGLFLEWVQREIPSVNGWLTRSTQELQDGTLVLSLNDSMSLELARKKGIEGAIVKFYDKFFGLSLKVKLQITENESKADAYEEFQQKLQQEQRELVEMMMMASEPDEPEDEGDPNEVIKLQVGYEIKEQAVPIIEIQDEEKKITIQGTIFGLESKELRNGNTLFTFCITDFTDSLQIKMFAKTKEDLKIMGQLANGKWVRARGKVEYDRFMQIPELVMIPSDLCEVQAPPARKDLAPVKRVEFHLHTTMSTMDAVTPIDAYVKTAAKWGHPAIAVSDHGVVQSFPDADHAAHKHKIKMLYGVEANVVNDSVNIVENPQPLDLKKATYVVFDIETTGLSITRNNITELAAVKMCEGKELDRYTTFVNPHEKIPYHIQQLTNITDEMVKDAPDLEPVLEEFVEFVGDSVLVAHNARFDMGFIQASLTKLGKPVLPNPSLDTLELARLLFPSMKNHRLNTLADKYKVLLESHHRAVDDTVALGGILNGLLADAEKLKNITRLERLNDYVGNDLSNVRPFHCGIYALNPAGKKNLYKLISMSHTEYYKRVPCIPKSKLEEHRDGLLVISGCERGEFFEAVLNKTTEEAMEVAQFYDVLEIQPLTMYMHLVDKGFVASPEDLRDVVRKICEIGEQMNKPVIATGNVHYLEPRDKLFRDITIHGITGFSPLKDQRKPDAHFRTTDEMLAEFEFLGAEKALEVVVTNTVALAERFEEYPLFPSELFTPIIEGADEEIRNTCYNTAKSIYGEELPEVVVARLEKELAPIIKYGFSANYLISERLVKKSNQDGYLVGSRGSVGSSVVATFLGISEVNPLPAHYICVNPECRHSEWFLDGSVPSGFDLPDKDCPNCGGKLRGEGQDIPFETFLGFKGDKVPDIDLNFSGEYQPNAHNFTKTMFGPDNVFRAGTIGTVAEKTAFGFTKKYEEHHQKRWRGAEVGRLAAGCTGVKRSTGQHPGGIVVLPDYMEIEDITPVQYPADDVTAEWKTTHFDYHAFDANLLKLDILGHDDPTMMRMLQDLTGVDPTTIPMNDPKVMSMFNSTEALGVSPEQIRTPVATYGVPEMGTKFVRQMLVESKPSSFADLLQISGLSHGTGVWLGNAQELIKNNTCNIKTVIGCRDDIMLYLIYKAGMDAGLAFKITESVRKGKGLSAEWIEEMKKCKVPGWYIDSCLKIQYMFPKAHAAAYVISAVRTAYFKLYHPIEYYATYFSVRAADFDIELCCKGYEAIGRQIVEIEQKGFQALPKEKAMLPVLEMALEMTARGFTFKNIDLYRSDATKFTVDGTSLIPPFSSLAGIGENAAINIAAAKEAGEFLSIEDFQQKSKASKTVVELLNGMGCFRGLPESNQLSLF
- the rnpM gene encoding RNase P modulator RnpM, producing MKQRKVPMRKCVASQEMMPKKELIRVVRTPEGEVLIDLTGKKSGRGAYICGKLECFKLAQKNKALDRALKCQVSPEIYAQLARDFASVEEQFLAAKDSEDNE
- the nusA gene encoding transcription termination factor NusA encodes the protein MSMDFIEAMNELEREKGISKDVLFEAIEAALISSYKRNFNAAQNVRVDMNRNTGVIKVFARKLIVEEVLDARTEISLMSAREINPHFQLEDIAELEVTPRDFGRIAAQTAKQVVTQRIREAERGLIYNAFIDKEDDIVTGLVQRQDMRNIYVDLGKIEAVLPLSELMPGEKFKQSERIKAYITKVENTTKGPQIMLSRSHPGLLKRLFELEVPEIFDGVVEIRSVAREAGFRSKIAVFSRNPEVDPVGSCVGPRGTRVQTIVTELRGEKIDIVRYSDTVQEYVANALSPSKVLEVQVFEAEKMARVIVPDYQLSLAIGIKGQNARLAAKLTGWKIDIKSESQAEQEYGRPRTSNDEMHQDSVSID
- the rimP gene encoding ribosome maturation factor RimP, yielding MSTPKSKIKQTVEQMLGPYLEDNGFELVDVEYVKEGSNWFLRIFVDKEGGIDIDDCGTISEYFSQKLDENDPIPEAYFLEVSSPGAERPLKKAADVAKAVGKDVYVTVYEPIQGLKEFEGRLLSFENEELLISAGKKEHVVPYAKVASARLAIIF
- the proS gene encoding proline--tRNA ligase; translation: MAKDKQFVTEITPQGEDFSRWYIDVIKKADLMDYSPVRGCIVFKPDGFEIWEHIQEEMNRRFKETGHRNAYFPMFIPESFFQKEKDHIEGFNPELPWVTEAGGDQLEERLAIRPTSETMIGHMYSKWIQSYRDLPVLINQWANVVRWEKRTLPFIRTSEFLWQEGHTAHENETEAREETMQMLEIYRDFVEGYLAIPVITGQKTPSERFAGAVDTYSIEAMMKDGRAVQAGTSHYLGTKFAVAFEIQYLSRDNVLEYVHTTSWGTSTRLIGSMIMVHGDDRGLALPPKVAPTQVIMIPIGPPKTRDAVIGRTDELFKELKSAGIRVRVDDRADVTPGWKFNEYEMRGVPVRLELGPRDMENGVCVLVSRISGEKKVIQQENLVQEVQAMLEQVHNEMFERALKFREDHFYSVDTLDEMKASMEEKRGFALAGWCGSEECESKVKEETGATSRNIPFNPAENKQVCICCGKPAAHTVVFAKAY
- a CDS encoding 1-deoxy-D-xylulose-5-phosphate reductoisomerase, encoding MKKISILGSTGSIGTQTLDVIAMHPDAFEVDGLSAGSNTALLLEQVRRFKPRRVSVSTKELAEEIRSSLPPGVELFSGNEGMVEIAAGGEADTVVTAVMGSVGLRSTLAAIEAGRHIGLANKETLVTAGHLVTELAERKGVQLLPVDSEHSAIFQCLNGENREDIACITLTASGGSFRDYTRDQLKHVTVADALRHPNWSMGAKITIDSATMVNKGLEVIEAHWLFGLPYEQIQVLLHPESIIHSYVEFRDSSIIAQLGNPDMRVPIQYALTYPDRWASPAKRLSLAEAQRLTFREMDYARFPALKLAIECGKAGGTATTAFNAANEIAVARFLRDEIPFLRIEEIIEEVLQHHELAAHPNLEQIEDCDRAARELAGKL
- the rseP gene encoding RIP metalloprotease RseP yields the protein MEMVRVVFLTVLMFFVLVTVHEWGHYYFAKRAGILVREFAIGFGPKLFSYKRNETQFTLRLLPFGGYARMAGEDPEIIEIGPGQTIAVRLGQDNKVKNIYLDSLDTRRNVIRGEAQYTDLENELKIRLDVDGEVTVYDVHPQAMLIKGNQQTQIAPKDRQFGSKTVGQRAIAIFAGPVMNFLLAFVLFAVHLQMAGIKIENPTYVKIGDVSANMPAEEAGLQKGDIVVSINGEKIGGDYQKMISLTSASKGKEMQWTLQRGEETYNVSMIPRSMEGEEGGKVGITPELPTRKAGFGETITKSGTAMVDTTKLIFIGFKQLINKFNMNDISGPVGTFQMTGQIAQQGIQYLTYWAAILSLYLGIFNLLPIPALDGSRLVFLGVEALRGKPVDPSREGMVHFVGFALLFLVMIAVTYNDILRLISG